GAACGAGGCGTATCGCTCGAGAAGGAAGTGCTCCAGCGAGCCGACCGACGGAGCCTGCAACGCCCCCCGCGGACGCCACGAGGCGACCAGGTCGGCTGGGGGTGACCCCGCCCGCAGCGTTCGCTGGCTCGCGATCCGAAAGCCACCCCCCTCCTCCGTCATCTGAATCCGGGCGCGGAAGTACGGCAGGTGGAACACCGCGTGGGCGACCACCGCGCCGAGCCAGGATGCGGCGTCGATGCTGAAGAAGAAGACGCCGGGCTCACCACGCAGTCGGACATAGGTGCGGAGATTCACCTCGGGAAAGGTGCCGGTCCCGGGGATCGATGGGAGGCATCGAAGGTGCAGGTCCTTCATCAGGAACGGCACCAGGCTTACCCATCCGCTGCCTTCGAACTGGTCCACCGGGAGCCCCGGCGGCAGCAGCCGCGCCAGCGTGGCCGGCGCCACCGGCCAGCTGTAGAAGAGGAGGTTGCGCCAGCCCTGGAACATGATCCACGGGGGACTCACGGCTCACCTCGGATTCGTTGCACCAGGCCGGCGAACCGGGGATGCGGCCGGAGCGCCTCGAACACCGGCTTGACGTCCACCAGCGCCATCTCGGTGGCGTGGATCCGGTGGCCTTCCTCCAGGAGGTCGAGTGCACGTTCCGGGTCACCGACCGCCGTGTGCACCTGCGCCATGAGCACCGGGGAGACGTAGCGCGTCCGGGCCCGCTCCGTCAGCAGCGCCAGCGACCTGCCCGCCGCGCTCGCGTCTCCCGCACAGGCATGCGCCACACCCAGTGCCGACTCCACCTCGGGACTCTCTCCGGTGAGCACCTTCGCCCGGTTCAAGTTGTCGATCGCCTCCGGATAGCGGCGCATCACGGTCTCCACTTGTCCCAGGAAATAGGTGGCCAGCCCGAAGCTCGGATCTCTCCCCAGCACGGCGGAGAAGATGGCGGCGGCTTCCTCCTCCCCTCCCTCGTAGTACGCCAGAATCCCGAGGCTTGCCGCGACCGCCGGAGAGAGCGGGTCCAGCTCGCGGGCGAGGCGCAGCTGGCTCCGCCCTTCGGCGAACCGGCGGAGCGGCACCAGGCAGTGCATGGCGTACCACTGGTGGGCCGTCGGATACTGCGGGCTGCTCTCCGTGGCCGCCAGGAAATCCCGCTCGGACCCCGCCCAGTCGTGGCGGTACAGCGCCAGCGCCGACGCCCGTGCCGCGAGAGCCTCGGCCGACCGGCTGTCCTCAGCGAGCACCCGCTCCGCCGCCTCCATCGCCTGGGGCATGGTTTCCTCGGGAGACAGCACGCCGTAAATGCCCAGCGTGAGGTGGGCGTCCGCCAGCCCCGCAAACGCCTGGAGGAAGCTCGGGTCAGCCGCGGCCGCCGCGCCGAGGAGCTCCAGGCTCTTGAGCAGGCCGGATTCGGTCCGCTGGTTCCAGTGGAAGCGGCCCTTGAGGTACGATTCGTAGGCCGTGACGCTGGTGGTGGGCGCCTCGACCAGCCGGGCTTCCTTACGGAGCACGCCGATCCGGAGCGCCTCGACGATCGAGCGCGAGATGTCGTCCTGCACGTCGAAGATGTCGCTGAACCGGCGATCGTACCGCTCGGACCAGAGCTCGAACCCGTTCGCCACGTCCACCAGTTGGGTGGTGACCCGCAGCCGGTCCCCGCTCCGTCGGACGCTGCCCTCCAGCACGGCGTTGACCTGCAACTCCCGGCCGATGGTCCGCACGTCTTCGTGCCGGGACTTGAAGGCGAAGGTCGACGTGCGGGCGAGGACTCGGAGCCCGCCCAGCTTCGCCAGGGCGTGAATCAGGTCGTCGGTGATGCCGTCGCTGAGATATTCGTTCTCCGAGCCGGGGCTGCTGTTGGCGAAGGGCAGCACGGCGATCGACCAGCCGGACGGCGGCGGGGCACCGGGCACGCGGCTTACTACGGTGGTGTCCGAGGTGCCCCGCAGCGCGGCTGTGAACTCGGCCAAGGTTGGGAATCGCCGGTCCGGATCGCGGTCGAGCGCACGCAGGAGCGCGTAGTCGACCGAGCGGGGGACCTCGCTCCTGAGCGTGGCGACACTCCGGGCCGGCTCGGTGGACTTGCGGCTGAGCACGGCCAGGGCCGTCGGTCCGGCGAACGGGATCTCGCCGGTGAGCATCTCGAAGAGCACGCAGGCCAGGCTGTACTGGTCGGTGCGCCCGTCGATGGCCGGCCCGCCGAAGCTCTGCTCGGGGCTCATGTAGGCGGGAGTGCCGACGTTCCCGCCGGTCTGGGTCAGCTTGATGTCGTCGGCCTCGGAGATCGCCCGGGCGATCCCGAAGTCCGCCACCATCGCGTGGCCGCCGGAGAGCAGGATATTGGCCGGCTTGATGTCCCGATGCACCACGTTCTGGTCATGGGCATAGTGGAGCGCGTCGGCCACTTCCGAGGCGAGCCGGGTCGCCTCGTCCACCGGCAACCGTCCCACCCGCGCCAACCGCTCGCGCAGGGTCTCGCCGGTGACGAACGGCATGACGTAATAGAGGAGGGAGTCGGCGCCGCCCGAGTCGTAGATCGGCAGGATGTTGGGATGCTGTAGCCGCGCGGCGATGTCGATCTCGCGGTGGAACCGTTCCTCCCCCATCCATGCCGCGCTCTCGGGGCGCAACATCTTGATCGCCACCCGGCGGCGGTGCTTGACGTCGTTGGCCACGAAGATCCGCGCCATGCCTCCGGCGCCGATCTCGCGTTCCAGGACGTAGCGATCGCCGAGCGCGGCCTGGAGCCCGGCGTGGGGGCTGGACAGTGGGGACCGTAACCGAGTGAGGATGTGGGGAACATACGAGGGGGGCAGGGTGGGGCAAGGTGAGGCAGGGTGAGGCAGGGTGAGGCAAGGTGAGGCAAGGTGAGGCAAGGTGGGGCAGGGTGGGGGATCTGGCTGATGCGTTTCCGGACTGACGCGATTGACCAGAGCTGCGGACAAGATCTCACGCGGGGTTTACCCTCCCCTTGACGTTCTAGGGGAGCACCATATCTTTCCCCTAGACCTTCTAGGGAGAGCCCTCGTGCCACCTCGACCCGCCGACCTGCTGCAAGGCACCCTCGACATCCTCATCCTCAAGGCCCTGACCTGGGGATCCAGGCACGGCTACGGCGTGGCCGCCTGGATCCAGCAGGTCACCGACGACGCGCTCCAGGTCGAGGAAGGCTCGCTCTATCCGGCGCTCCACCGGCTGGAGGAGCGGGAGCTGGTGAGTGCCGAGTGGGGCGTGTCGGAAAACAATCGCCGCGCCAAGTTCTACCGGTTGACTCCCAAGGGCCGGCAGCACTTGCGGGCGGAGACCTCGAGCTGGACCCGCTACGCCGAAGCAATCGCCAAGGTGCTGCGCGCCGCCGAGCACCCGGCATGAGGGAGTGGCGGCGGTACGCGCGGTTCTGGCGCCGCGACGCGGAAGAGGTGGACGACGAGCTCGAGTTCCACCTCGACATGCGAACCGAGGAGTATGTCGCGGCCGGCATGAGCCCCGCCCAAGCGCGGGTAGAGGCGGAGCGGCGCTTCGGAGACCTCGCGAGTACCGAAGCGGAGTGCCGGCGGATCGCGGGGCGCCGCGGGCTCCACCTTCGCCGGCGCGAGTGGTACTCGGAGCTGGGGCATGACCTCCGCTACGCTGTACGCACGCTGGTCCGCACGCCCGGCCTCACGCTCGCCATCCTCCTTACCCTGGCCCTCGGCATCGGCGCCAACACCGCGATCTTTACCGTGGTGAACGGTGTGTTGCTCCGGCCGTTGCCGTTTGCCCAGCCGGATCGCCTGGTCACCATCTACGACGTCTTCCCCGGCCTCGATCTTCTGCACTCGAGTCTCTCGGAGCCGGAGCTGATCGACCTGGAGCGCGTGCCTGCGCTCGCGGCCGTGGCGGGCTACCGGCAGACGAAGCGCACCATCACCGGGGCCGGGGAGCCGGAGCGGACGCCTTCGCTCCTGGTGACTCACAATTTCACCCGGGTCCTGGGCACACCTCCGGCTCTGGGCCGGTTCATCGCGCCGGACGAAGACCGTCCCGGCGCGCCGGCGGTGGTCGTGCTGAGCGACGCGTTGTGGCGCCGTCGCTTCGGCGGCGATCCCGGGGTGGTTGGCCGGCCGCTCATGCTCGACGGCGTCTCCCATACGATTCTGGGCGTCATGCCGCGCGGGTTCGCCTTCGAGCAAGCGGAGCTGTTCCTGCCCGCGGCCATCGACCGCGCGGCGCCACAGCCGCGAACCGCCCATTATCTCGAGGCGGTCGGGCGTCTCCGGGACGGCGCCACTCTCACCGATGCCCGCACCCAGCTCCGGACCCTGGCGCTCCGGCTCACCCGCGACAATCCGGACGCGTACTCCCGCAACGTGGACTTCGCCCTCGGAGTGGAGTCGACCACGGATACCGTCGTGGGATCGGTGCGGCCGGCGCTTCTCATTCTCCTGGCCGCGGTCACGATGCTGTTGCTCGTGGCCTGCGCCAATGTCGCCAGCCTGCTCCTGGTTCGAGCGGAGTCGCGGCGGCGGGAGCTGGCGGTGCGGAGCGCGCTGGGTGCCGGCCGCGGGCGCCTGGTCCGCCAACTCCTGGCCGAAGGCCTCGTGCTGGCGCTCTCCGGCGGAGCGGTCGGCCTGCTGCTCGCCACTCTCGGCGTGCCCGCGCTCCTGGCGATGAGTCCCGAATCCCTCCCGCGACACCAGGACATCGCCATCGACCGAGTCGTCTGCGCGGCGACATTGCTCCTTGCGATGGCCACCGGTCTGGTCTTCGGCCTCGCTCCCGCCCTCCAGGCCACCGGATCTGGGATGGGGTCGGTGCTGCAGGAGGGCGGTGACCGCGGCGGTACCCGGGCGCGCGGGGGTCTTCGACGAGCGTTTGTCGCGGTCGAGGTTGCGCTCGCAGTGGTGCTGGTGGTGGGTGCGAGCCTGCTGCTGCAGAGCTTCTGGCGCCTGCGGCAGGTTGAAGTCGGCTTCCGACCCGATCATGTGCTCGTGCTGGATCTCGCGCTGCCGGAGACCCGCTACGCGGACACCGCGAGCGTCGTCGGGTTCTACTCCGCCCTGCAGGAGCGCCTCGCGGGATTGCCCGGCGTAGTCGATGTGGGCGCGGTCTCTCACCTCCCCCTCACCGGCGCGGTGGGGAACTGGGACATCGAGGTCGAGGGACGTCCCATCCGGCCGGGTGATCCGGCGCCGTCGCCCAACATCAACATGGCGACGCCGGGATACTACCGGACGCTCAGGATCCCGATGGTGCGGGGCCGCGGGTTCGCCCCGTCGGACGAGGAGCGTTCGCCTCCGGTCGCCGTCATCAACCAGACCATGGCCCGAACGCTCTGGCCCGGCACCGATCCGGTCGGGCGCCGCTTCCGGGTGATCGGCGACTCCTTGGCCTGGATGACGATCATCGGGGTCGCGCACGATACCCGGAGCTGGGGGCTCGCCACGGCGCCCCGGGCGGAATACACGCTCGCCTATGACCAGCTCCCAGGCGCTCTCAAAATGGTGCGCCGGTCGATGACCCTGGTGCTGCGCACCTCGGGCGACCCGCTGGCCCTCGCCGGCCCGGCACGGCGCCAGATCGCGGCACTCGATCGCGACCTCGCCGTTGCCAACGTGCGCACCCTGGAGCAGGTCGTGGCCGAATCCATCGGCGAGCGCCGGTTCACCATGCTGCTCCTGGGACTCTTCGGTGCGGTGGCGCTCACGCTGGCCCTGATCGGCATCTACGGCGTCACGGCCTACGGTGTGGCGCAACGCACCCGCGAGATGGGCATCCGCCTCGCCCTCGGCGCCGCGCCCGGCGCGGTGCGGTGGCTGGTGTTGGGCGAGGGGATGCGGCTCGCGCTGGTAGGACTGGCCGGAGGAGTGACGCTCGCGCTGATCGGGACTCGTGCGCTCCGGAGCCAGCTCTACGGTGTGAGCGGCACCGAGCCGGTCACCTACCTCACGCTCTCCGCGGTACTCCTGCTGGTCGCTTTGCTTGCAACCTATCTGCCCGCGCGCCGGGCCACGCGGGTGGATCCAACGGTGGCGCTGAGGGAAGGGTGAGGGAGGGTGAGGCAGGGTGGGGCAGGGTGAGGCAGGGTGAGAGCGCCACTCAGAACCTTGCCCCACCTTGCCCTTGCCTCACTCTGCCCCACCCTGCCTCACCGCTGCCCACCTTCCTCCTGCCCCTCAACTCTTGACAATCAAGATGAACAAGCGCTACGTTGGCTCACGACCTTTGCCGGAGCCTCGCTCGTGGACCAGCCGACTACCGACGTCATCCAGGGCACCCTCGACCTGCTCATCCTCAAGACCCTGAGCCTCGAGCCCATGCACGGGTACGGCATCACCCGGCGCATCGAGCAGATCTCCCGCGGCGTCTTCAAGGTGAATCCGGGCTCCCTCCTCACCGCGCTCCAGCGGCTGGAGCGGGCCGGCTGGCTCGACTCGGAATGGCGCCAGACCGAGAACTCGCGGAACGCCAAGTTCTACCGGCTGACCCGCGCAGGGAGGAAGCAGCTCGAGGCCGAGACGGCGGACTGGACCCGCCGGGCCACCGCGGTGGCCCGGCTGCTGAGCGCGGAGGGCTAGGCCCATGTCCCTCTGGCGCCAGGTCACCCGCGGCTTCCGCGTCCTCCTGAACCGCCGTGCCGCCGACCGGGAGCTGGACGACGAGCTGCGGCACTACTTCGAGGAGGCTACCGCCGCGCTGGTGGCAAGCGGGCTCTCGCCCGAGGAGGCCCGGCGGACCGTGCGTCTGGAGCTGGGCGATGTGGGTTCGGCCCAGGAGCAGGTGCGCGATGGCGGGTGGGAGAGCGTGGTTGGCGCCGTGCTCGCCGACCTCAGGTACGCCGCGCGCCGGCTCCGCGTCAATCCGGGCTTCACAGCCGTCAGCGTACTGACCCTGGCGCTCGGCATCGGGGCAACCACGGCGATCTTCAGCGCGGTGAATCCCATCCTGTTCGAACCGCTGCCGTATCCGGATGCCCGCCGCCTGGTCATGATCTCCGACATCGCCACCGACCGCTCGCCCATCGACGTCACCTTCGGGACCTATCACGAGCTGGTCCAGCGGAGCCGCTCCTTCGAGGGGCTGGCCGTCATGAAAGCCTGGCAGCCCACCGTCACCGGCCCCGACCAGCCCGAGCGCCTGGAGGGCCAGCGGGTGAGCGCCGGCTACCTTCGGACGCTCGGCGTGTCGCCGCTGTTCGGGCGTGACTTCGACGCTGCCGAGGACCGGCCCAAGGGACCCAATGTCGTGATCCTCGGCCACGCGCTCTGGCAGCGCCGCTTCGGCGGCGACGCCTCCATCGTGGGCCGCATCGTCACCCTCGATGACAATCCGTACACCGTCATCGGCGTGATGCCGCAGCAATTCGAGAACGTGCTGGTTCCCTCGGCCCAGCTCTGGTCTCCGCTGCAATACGGCGAATCGTTCTCGCCCGACAGCCGGGAGTGGGGTCATCATCTCCGGATGGTGGGCCGGCTCCGGCCGGGCGTGAGCGTCGATCAAGCCGCGCGGGAGCTCGCCGCCGTCGCGCGGTCCCCGATCCCGGAGCTGCCGCGGGTCCCATGGGCCGACCTCAAGGGCGGACTCCTCTTGAGCTCGCTGCGCGACGATGTCACCCACGCGGTCAGGCCGGCCTTGCTCGCCGTCCTCGGTGCGGTCGTGCTGCTGCTCGCGATCGCCTGCGTGAACGTGACCAATCTGCTGCTGGCGCGCGGCGCGCAGCGGCGCGGCGAGTTCGCCATGCGCGCCGCCCTCGGCGCCGGTCGCGGGCGGCTCGTGCGACAGTTGCTCACCGAGAGCCTGCTGCTCGCCGTGGTCGGCGGCGGGCTGGGACTGATCGTGGCGGACCTCGGCGTCCGGGCGCTGGTAGCGCTCAGCCCGCCCGGCCTGCCGAGGCTCGGGGCCATTCGCGTGGACCCTGTCGTCTTCGGGTTCGCTTTTGGCCTGAGCGCCCTCGTGGGGCTCGCGGTTGGAATGGTGCCCGCGTTGCAGGCATCTCGCGGCGGCTTGAGCGCCGGGGCTCAGCAGAGCTCCCGACGCTCGGCGGGCGAGTACCGGCGGACCCGCGGGACGCTGGTGGTGGCCGAGGTGGCGCTGGCGCTCGTGCTGCTGGTGAGTGCGGGGTTGCTGTTCCGGAGCCTGCAGCGGCTCTTCGCCGTGGCGGTGGGGTTCGACCAGTCCGGGCTGCTCACCATGCAGGTGCAGGTGTCCGGCCACCGATACGACGCCGACAGCGTCCGCTACCAGTTCCTCGAGCAGAGCCTCGAGGCCGTGCGCGGCCTCCCCGGGGTTACCGCCGCGGCATTCACCAGCCAGTTGCCGCTGAGTGGTGACCTGGACATCTACGGTGTCCACTTCGAGCGCGACGATGATCCCGCCAGGGACGGCGCGGCGCTTCGCTACGCGGTAACTCCGAACTACTTCCGGACGATGGGCATTCCGCTCCGGGCGGGTCGCCTGCTGGATGACCGCGATCGCGCCGGCAGCCCGCGCGCGGTTCTCATTAACGAGTCGTTCGCCAAGGACGCGTTCCCCGGCCAGGATCCGATCGGCCAGCGGCTTCGTTCCGGCTCTCCGGAAGGGGACTGGTACACCATCGTCGGCGTCGTGGGAGACGTGAGGCAGGCCGCTCTGGGCACGAGCCAGTCGAACGCGGTGTACGTCACGCCGGCCCAGTGGCACTGGGTCGACCGCCTGATGTCCCTCGTGGTCCGTACCCAAGGTGATCCGTCGTCGTTGGCGCCGGCCGTCTGGAGCGCCATCTGGTCGGTGGACAAGGACCAGCCGATCGTGCGGGTCGCCACGATGCGCCAGCTCGTTGCGCAATCGGCGGCCGAGCGGCGGTTCGCCCTGACCCTGTTCGAGGCGTTCGGGATGACGGCGTTGCTGCTGGCGGCGGTCGGGATCTACGGCATCCTGTCGGGCAGCGTGACCGAGCGGACCCGTGAGATCGGCGTGCGCTCGGCGCTGGGTGCGTCACCGGGCGATATCCTGGGGCTGGTGGTTCGCCAGGGGATGACGCTCAGCTCGCTCGGGATTCTGCTGGGGCTGCTGGGGGCGGCGGCCGCGAGCCGCGCGATCGTGGCCCTGCTCTTCGGGGTCTCACCGCTCGATCCGGTCACCTACGTCGGTGTGATCGGGTTGCTGGCCGGCGTCTCGGGCGTGGCGTGCTGGATGCCGGCGTGGCGGGCAGCGCGGCTGGATCCGTCGATCACCTTGCGGGCGGAGTAGCCTCACTCGGGGCTCGCGAACCCCTCCCGGCGCGGCGTCCGCAGCACGGAGCGGGTGGGTGCGGAGCGCATGGTCCGCACCCTCTCGGACGCTGTCGGATGGCAGCACATCGCGCCACGTCTCCCGGAATTCTGTCAGGACCTTTCCAGCCGCAGCGACCTGCCGCGGCACGAGGTGACCTTCACGCTCGAGCCGAGCCAGTGCCGAGGCACATGCCACTCGGGTGCCCCACATCGCGGCGGTGGCCTGCTCTCGGACGACGAGCGTCACGAGCGCCGACTCGGCCACCACGGCGGCAGCAGCGCTGACCCCGGCTGGGAGCACGGGACGGTCGAGGCGCTTCAAGGCCTCCAGGGTCAGCGCCTTTCGGCCAGGCCCCGTGACACCGCTTCGGACAAGCGATTCGAGTGCCCCGCCGCCACGAGTCGATGCAGCAGGTGCAAGACTTTGCGCCCGCCGCCTCGCGTGATGCACACCCTATCGGGCCCCGAAATCCTTCCTTAATCTCTGATTACCACCCACACCCGGGGCCGCTATGAGGTACCGCTCCCAGCTTGTCCGCCACCTGGTCCTCCCCGGTGCTCTGCTCGCCGCAGGGGCGTGCGGGTCCGGCGATTTGACCCTGCCAGGAAAGGTGGCTCCTCCGGCGGATCTCCTTCCCGTCTCAGGCGACTCGCAGTCCGCCCGCGTGGGCGACCAAGTCCCGGTCCCACTGGTGGTGCGACTGGTAGATGAGCAGGGCAACGCCGTTCCCGGCGGCGCCGTCAGCTGGGTCATCGGCGACGGTGGAGGGAGTGTCTCGCCGGCCACCGCCGAAACCGACTCGGCAGGTCTGGCCTCTACCCACTTGACGGTTGGTCTATCGCCCGGAGCGAACACGGCGAATGCCGTGGTGTCGGGGGTGGACATCGTCACCTTCACCGCGAGTGCGACCGCGGCGGGAGGCGGGGGAGGCGACGGCGATGGACGCGGCGGGCACGGACACGGCGGGAAGGACGAGGATTGACCGGGAACCGGCACCCGCCACCTAGCCGTCCCGTCCCCTCCGCCCCATCTTGAAGCACCCCAAACCAAGACACCTGATGCCCGAACTGCTCGGCCGGCTCCAATCCGCCCTGACGGACCGCTACCGCCTGGAGCGTGAGATTGGCGCTGGCGGCATGGCCACCGTGTACCTGGCGGAGGACGTCCGCCACGACCGGCGCGTGGCGCTCAAAGTGCTCCGGCCCGAGCTCGCCGCCGTGATCGGGGCCGAGCGCTTTCTGGCCGAGATCAAGCTCACGGCCAATCTCCAGCACCCCCACATCCTGCCCTTGTTCGACTCGGGCGAGGCGGACTCCTACCTCTTCTATGTGATGCCGTTCATCCAGGGCGAGACCCTGCGCGACCGGCTCACCCGGGAGAAGCAGCTCCCCGTCGCCGATGCCGTGCGGATCGCCGGCGAGGTGGCCTCGGCGCTCGACTACGCGCACCGGCAAGGGGTGGTGCATCGGGACATCAAGCCGGAGAACATCCTGATCCACGACGGCCAGGCGCTGGTGGCCGACTTCGGCATCGCGCTCGCGGCCAGCAAGGCCAGCGGGGCGCGGATGACCGAGACCGGCATGAGCCTGGGTACCCCGCACTACATGAGCCCGGAGCAGGCGATGGGCGAGCGGGAGATCACCGCTCGCTCCGACGTCTACGCGCTCGGCGCCATCCTCTACGAGATGCTTACCGGGGAGCCCCCGTTTACCGGCAACACGGCCCAGGCGGTGGTGGCCCGGGTCCTGACCGAGAATCCTCGGCCGCTCACCACTCAGCGCCACACCATCC
The nucleotide sequence above comes from Gemmatimonadales bacterium. Encoded proteins:
- a CDS encoding ABC transporter permease translates to MSLWRQVTRGFRVLLNRRAADRELDDELRHYFEEATAALVASGLSPEEARRTVRLELGDVGSAQEQVRDGGWESVVGAVLADLRYAARRLRVNPGFTAVSVLTLALGIGATTAIFSAVNPILFEPLPYPDARRLVMISDIATDRSPIDVTFGTYHELVQRSRSFEGLAVMKAWQPTVTGPDQPERLEGQRVSAGYLRTLGVSPLFGRDFDAAEDRPKGPNVVILGHALWQRRFGGDASIVGRIVTLDDNPYTVIGVMPQQFENVLVPSAQLWSPLQYGESFSPDSREWGHHLRMVGRLRPGVSVDQAARELAAVARSPIPELPRVPWADLKGGLLLSSLRDDVTHAVRPALLAVLGAVVLLLAIACVNVTNLLLARGAQRRGEFAMRAALGAGRGRLVRQLLTESLLLAVVGGGLGLIVADLGVRALVALSPPGLPRLGAIRVDPVVFGFAFGLSALVGLAVGMVPALQASRGGLSAGAQQSSRRSAGEYRRTRGTLVVAEVALALVLLVSAGLLFRSLQRLFAVAVGFDQSGLLTMQVQVSGHRYDADSVRYQFLEQSLEAVRGLPGVTAAAFTSQLPLSGDLDIYGVHFERDDDPARDGAALRYAVTPNYFRTMGIPLRAGRLLDDRDRAGSPRAVLINESFAKDAFPGQDPIGQRLRSGSPEGDWYTIVGVVGDVRQAALGTSQSNAVYVTPAQWHWVDRLMSLVVRTQGDPSSLAPAVWSAIWSVDKDQPIVRVATMRQLVAQSAAERRFALTLFEAFGMTALLLAAVGIYGILSGSVTERTREIGVRSALGASPGDILGLVVRQGMTLSSLGILLGLLGAAAASRAIVALLFGVSPLDPVTYVGVIGLLAGVSGVACWMPAWRAARLDPSITLRAE
- a CDS encoding protein kinase, with amino-acid sequence MSAALVNRVSPETHQPDPPPCPTLPHLASPCLTLPHPASPCPTLPPSYVPHILTRLRSPLSSPHAGLQAALGDRYVLEREIGAGGMARIFVANDVKHRRRVAIKMLRPESAAWMGEERFHREIDIAARLQHPNILPIYDSGGADSLLYYVMPFVTGETLRERLARVGRLPVDEATRLASEVADALHYAHDQNVVHRDIKPANILLSGGHAMVADFGIARAISEADDIKLTQTGGNVGTPAYMSPEQSFGGPAIDGRTDQYSLACVLFEMLTGEIPFAGPTALAVLSRKSTEPARSVATLRSEVPRSVDYALLRALDRDPDRRFPTLAEFTAALRGTSDTTVVSRVPGAPPPSGWSIAVLPFANSSPGSENEYLSDGITDDLIHALAKLGGLRVLARTSTFAFKSRHEDVRTIGRELQVNAVLEGSVRRSGDRLRVTTQLVDVANGFELWSERYDRRFSDIFDVQDDISRSIVEALRIGVLRKEARLVEAPTTSVTAYESYLKGRFHWNQRTESGLLKSLELLGAAAAADPSFLQAFAGLADAHLTLGIYGVLSPEETMPQAMEAAERVLAEDSRSAEALAARASALALYRHDWAGSERDFLAATESSPQYPTAHQWYAMHCLVPLRRFAEGRSQLRLARELDPLSPAVAASLGILAYYEGGEEEAAAIFSAVLGRDPSFGLATYFLGQVETVMRRYPEAIDNLNRAKVLTGESPEVESALGVAHACAGDASAAGRSLALLTERARTRYVSPVLMAQVHTAVGDPERALDLLEEGHRIHATEMALVDVKPVFEALRPHPRFAGLVQRIRGEP
- a CDS encoding Ig-like domain-containing protein — its product is MGDQVPVPLVVRLVDEQGNAVPGGAVSWVIGDGGGSVSPATAETDSAGLASTHLTVGLSPGANTANAVVSGVDIVTFTASATAAGGGGGDGDGRGGHGHGGKDED
- a CDS encoding DUF2071 domain-containing protein; the encoded protein is MSPPWIMFQGWRNLLFYSWPVAPATLARLLPPGLPVDQFEGSGWVSLVPFLMKDLHLRCLPSIPGTGTFPEVNLRTYVRLRGEPGVFFFSIDAASWLGAVVAHAVFHLPYFRARIQMTEEGGGFRIASQRTLRAGSPPADLVASWRPRGALQAPSVGSLEHFLLERYASFAPGPRGYFYRGPMLHSDWQVQDADAELDGSTLITAAGLDAPRNAVCHYSPGTDTRVCLIQRVPVAG
- a CDS encoding ABC transporter permease, producing MREWRRYARFWRRDAEEVDDELEFHLDMRTEEYVAAGMSPAQARVEAERRFGDLASTEAECRRIAGRRGLHLRRREWYSELGHDLRYAVRTLVRTPGLTLAILLTLALGIGANTAIFTVVNGVLLRPLPFAQPDRLVTIYDVFPGLDLLHSSLSEPELIDLERVPALAAVAGYRQTKRTITGAGEPERTPSLLVTHNFTRVLGTPPALGRFIAPDEDRPGAPAVVVLSDALWRRRFGGDPGVVGRPLMLDGVSHTILGVMPRGFAFEQAELFLPAAIDRAAPQPRTAHYLEAVGRLRDGATLTDARTQLRTLALRLTRDNPDAYSRNVDFALGVESTTDTVVGSVRPALLILLAAVTMLLLVACANVASLLLVRAESRRRELAVRSALGAGRGRLVRQLLAEGLVLALSGGAVGLLLATLGVPALLAMSPESLPRHQDIAIDRVVCAATLLLAMATGLVFGLAPALQATGSGMGSVLQEGGDRGGTRARGGLRRAFVAVEVALAVVLVVGASLLLQSFWRLRQVEVGFRPDHVLVLDLALPETRYADTASVVGFYSALQERLAGLPGVVDVGAVSHLPLTGAVGNWDIEVEGRPIRPGDPAPSPNINMATPGYYRTLRIPMVRGRGFAPSDEERSPPVAVINQTMARTLWPGTDPVGRRFRVIGDSLAWMTIIGVAHDTRSWGLATAPRAEYTLAYDQLPGALKMVRRSMTLVLRTSGDPLALAGPARRQIAALDRDLAVANVRTLEQVVAESIGERRFTMLLLGLFGAVALTLALIGIYGVTAYGVAQRTREMGIRLALGAAPGAVRWLVLGEGMRLALVGLAGGVTLALIGTRALRSQLYGVSGTEPVTYLTLSAVLLLVALLATYLPARRATRVDPTVALREG
- a CDS encoding PadR family transcriptional regulator; the encoded protein is MPPRPADLLQGTLDILILKALTWGSRHGYGVAAWIQQVTDDALQVEEGSLYPALHRLEERELVSAEWGVSENNRRAKFYRLTPKGRQHLRAETSSWTRYAEAIAKVLRAAEHPA
- a CDS encoding PadR family transcriptional regulator, whose product is MDQPTTDVIQGTLDLLILKTLSLEPMHGYGITRRIEQISRGVFKVNPGSLLTALQRLERAGWLDSEWRQTENSRNAKFYRLTRAGRKQLEAETADWTRRATAVARLLSAEG